The genomic region GGCATGTTCATTGGCAACCGGCAGACCCATCGACACAACGCGGACTTCATCGCCGTATTTTTCGCCAAACAGTGCCATCGCGCCGAGTTCAATCGCCTCGTCCGGGGTCATCAGGCGGGTAGTGACTTCGCTGTTTTCGCGGATCAGGCTGTTAACATCGGCCTCAATAACTGCGGCTTCCTCGGCCGTGACGGCCTTCGGATGCGAAATATCGAAACGCAGACGGTCAGCTGCGACCAAGGAACCCTTCTGGGTCACGTGATCGCCAAGATGCTTGCGCAGAACCGCATGCAACAAGTGGGTGGCCGAGTGGTTGGCACGCAAGCTTGAACGACGGGTATGATCAACGCGGAATTCTGCGGCATCGCCCACCTTGACGTCACCTTCGGTCACTTTGCCAAGATGCACATGCAAGCTTCCCAGCTTTTTCTGGGTATCGGTGATTTCAATGATCGCACCGTGCTCGGTTTTGATCACACCGGCATCACCCTGCTGACCACCGGACTCACCAAAGAAGGTGGTCTGGTTGGCAAGAACGGCAACTTCGTCACCCTTGGATGCGGATTTGACTTCGGCACCGTCCTTGATCAGCGCGGTAACAACACCCTCGGCGGTTTCGGTTTCATACCCCAGGAATTCGGTCGCGCCATCACGGTCATTGATGTCAAACCAGACTTCCTCGGTCGCGGCTTCGCCCGAACCGGACCATGCCGCGCGTGCCTTGGCTTTCTGTTCTTCCATGGCGGTGGTGAAGCCGGCTTCATCGATACCGATTTTGCGTTCTTTGAGCGCATCGGCCGTCAGATCAAGCGGGAAGCCGTAGGTGTCATAGAGCTTGAACGCGACGTCACCCGAAAGGGTCGCACCGGCATCCATGCCATCAGTCGCGTCATCAAGCATCTTAAGCCCGCGATCAAGCATGGTTTTAAAGCCCTGCTCTTCAAGCTTGAGGGTTTCTTCGATCAAGGCCTGTGCACGGACCAGTTCCGGGAAGGCACCGCCCATTTTGCTTACCAGGGCCGGGACCAGCTTATACATCGTCGGATCCTGGGTTCCGACCATATGCAGGTGGCGCATCGCGCGGCGCATGATACGGCGCAGAACGTTGCCGCGACCGGCATTGGACGGCAGAACACCATCGGCAATCAGGAAGCTGGTCGAACGCAAATGGTCGGCAACCACGCGGTGCGACACATTATGCGAACCATCCGGATCGGTGTTGGTGGCATCGGCCGATGCTTCGACCAGCGCACGCATCAAATCGATGTCATAGTTGTCGTGCTTGCCCTGAAGCACAGCGGCAATACGTTCCAGACCCATGCCGGTATCGATCGACGGTTTTGGCAGATCGACACGATCACCATTTGCCATCTGTTCGTACTGCATGAAGACGAGGTTCCAGATTTCGATGAAACGGTCGCCGTCTTCTTCCGCACTGCCCGGAGGGCCACCCCAGATGTGGTCGCCATGGTCAAAGAAGATTTCCGAGCACGGACCACACGGGCCGGTATCGCCCATCGACCAGAAGTTATCAGAGGTCGGGATACGGATGATGCGATCATCGGTCAGACCGGCGATCTTTTTCCAAAGACCATGTGCCTCGTCATCGGTGTGATACACCGTGACCAGAAGCTTGTCAGCCGGAAGACCATATTCCTTGGTGATCAGGTTCCAGGCGAACTCAATCGCGTTTTCCTTGAAATAGTCGCCAAACGAGAAGTTGCCGAGCATTTCAAAGAAGGTGTGATGGCGTGCGGTATGACCGACATTTTCAAGGTCGTTATGCTTGCCCCCGGCGCGTACGCATTTCTGCGAGGTCGCGGCACGCGAATAATCGCGGTGTTCCTGGCCGGTGAAAACGTTCTTGAACTGAACCATCCCGGCGTTGGTAAACATCAGGGTGGGGTCATTGCGCGGCACCAGCGGGCTGGAGGAAACGACTTCGTGGCCGTTCTTGCGGAAGAACTCCAGAAACGTGGTGCGGATATCGTTGACGGTCTGCATATCTCTCCAACCCGGAAAACGCGGAACAACTGCGCTCGCCATGCTGGCGAACGGACTGCCCTATTTAGCGGCTCGGCCCTGCCCTGTCCAGTCAGGCGAAAGGAGTCCGGGGGATTTGCCGCAAGTTTTGCCCAATTCGGCAATTTGGCGCCGGTTAATCGGGCCAAACCCAGCCGAAATTCAGCTAGTTTTCAGCAATAATGTGAATCGATCCCGGTTCATTTCCTTGACAAACCCGGCGGCCTCAAACCCAAGGCCCAGCAACAATTTGCGCGACGCCGAATTTTGCGGATGGGCAAAGGCGGTCAGACACGAAATCGATGTCCTGCCCCGCCCATAGTCAAGCGCCGCAGCCGCCAGTTCCCGGCCAAGCCCCTGCCCCCAAGCGTTCGGCGCCAGATAATAGCCAAGCTCAGGCCCCCAACCGGGATCAAACGGATCGGTATAAAGCCCGCCCCATCCGATGATGTCGCCAGACGTGCGCAGCCTTACGACCCATGGTGCAAATCCATCACGACGTCGGAACCATTCATGGACCAGTACGCGCTTGCGGCACGCCGCAAAGCTTTCATCACACTGGGTGAACCGCATGGCATCACGATCACCAAGGAACGCATAAAGGTCGGGGATGTCGGCCAATCTGGCCGCCGAAAGGTCGAGGCGGTCTGTGTGAAGACGGTTGGTCTGAAGATGGGCCGTTCTCGGACTAGTCGTCTGCACTGTCCTGAATCGACTTACCAAGTTTTTCCATATCGCGACCAAATCCTTCGGCAGTTTCGCAGGCACCAAGGGCAAGGCCAAAGCCAATAACCATCAGAACGGCCAGAAGACGCTTTGTGATCGTTTCCATCTTTTCAGGATGCTCCATTCAAGTCCGCGGGCAAGCATGCGCCCATATTGTTGTTTATCTCGGCATTTTGGCCTCGGGGCCTCTGGCTTGCAACCGTTATCGCACACAAGGACCGTTTGCCACACTGAACGCAGAAAAGGACGCCGAAATGGCGTCCTTTCTATATGCATTTATGCGTCGTGCAGTCTTGCACCTGTTTGGTCATTAGACCGGCGGTCTGCGGCCACGCAGTGCGTTGATAACAAGCGAGACGACAAACAGAACGAGGAAAACAAAGAACAAGATCTTTGCGATTCCAACGAACGTCCCGGCAAGGCCGCCAAAGCCAAGAACGGCGGCGATCAGAGCCAGAACCAAACAGAAAATTGCCCAACCTAACATGTTTTTATCTCCTTTGTTCGGTATGCGCTGACATACCATCGGCGCATTTTATTCAGACGCTGCCAAATGATCTGCCAGCGATAGAAGCAAGGAACAGTCTATTAATCAGCTTCGTTCTGAATGGCTTCACCAGCGTCTTCGACGTCTTCGCCGAAGCCTTCGGCAGTTTCACAGGCAGCAAGGCCAAGGCCCATACCCGAAATCATCAGAATCGCGAGAAACTTTTTCATCGTATTCGACATGTTCATTCTCCTGGTTGATCGTGTCAAAGCTCACAGGAATTCAAACGGCGACAACTCATAATTGTTCCCGGCACGGTTCTTCCCGGTCAAATTTCCCGGCGCGAACAGCACAACAATTCATTGATTCTAAATGACCTTTTCTCAATCGTGATCATTTTGGGGCACGTCAAGTGAAGGAGATCACGGTGGACCTCCTTCACATCAATACCTGCGAAATCAGGATGGCTTTGCATCAAGCACCAGATATTCACTGATTTCATCAATGATCTGGCGATGGATCAGGGCGCGGTCCGTACCAGGGGGATCGGTGCAGATCGGATCGCTACCTTCTTCTTTCAGAATTTCGGCGGCGTTTGGCTGACATTCGTCAAGAAATGTCAGGTGATGTGCAGGCGCAAAATTTGCCGAAGATGCATTTTTGATCCGTGCAACAAGATTGCTGCCAGTCGGACCAAAATCGGCAGCCGCCCATTTTTCTTCTTCGCCAAGGCCAATGCAAAGCACCGGAGACGTCACCGCTGCAAGGCTTTGCTCCGTCGCGGCGAACCCCATGCCCGGTTCAATCGCAATACTACGCACAATCCGGTCATCCCGGCTGGGAACGTCGAAGTCATTGGGCATATGATCAAGATCGACGCCTCCCTTGCGCAAAAAGTCGCAATCCTGTGCGGCATCGCCAAATCGGTCGCAATATTGCGCAAAAAGCGTTTGATCAAACCTTACCCCGATAAGGTTTAGGACCGTCGTTCCACCCAAAGAGAAGCCAATCGCAGAGATATTTTGGCGATCAATGTAAGGAGCAAAGGACGGATTTGACAGAACCTGATCAAGGGTTGCCCGAATATCTGCCGCCCGCTCGCCAATAAATGGTGTCCGGCGGGGTGAAGAATCCCCTGATGTGGTGCCGGGATGGTTTAGCGCAACAACAATTGCACCGCGCAAGGCCAGTTGCGAAGACAACCAGCCAAGTCCATCCATATTACCGCCCGAGCCATGGGACAGAAGAACCAGCGGGTGCTTACCCGGTGCAATTGCTGCACCGATATAGGCGCTTGTTCCCTTCCAGATGATATTGTTGCCGACAGGTGCCTTGTAAATCACGGTATCTGCGGGATACCAGACTGAGGCCGCGATTGGCATGGAACGATGGGCAGCGCGCACATCAAAACGATCGTACCCGGCATAATCGGTTTGCTGTTCCGCCAGTACAGGCGATGTTTTCAGACCTGCGAACAGACACAGGGCAAAGGCGAGATATATCGGTTTCATCACAAGGATCCTTGTCCTAAGTTGGAGTACAGAAGAAGTTCTGCCCAAAACAGGATGGCCTTGCGTCCTCGAACGGGTTTGTGGACGTCTCAAAACCGGTTTTGATACCCCTTAGGCGGAAAATTGCGATCAGATGCTTGTTCTACCTGTTCCGATGATTGTGGCGCTGGTTTTAGGGTTCTTGTTTGTCCGCGCCCTTGTCGGCCAGAAAACGCCCAAGATGCTGATGGCGCTTCTGCTGGCGGCTGCCGCGCAAAGTTTTTTGGTCGGCCTTGTTCAATATTACGGCATTGATGGACTGAGATGGCTTCAGCCGATCACGGCTTCTGCCATTCCGGTCATGGCATGGATGGCGTTTGTTGAGGCAAGCCTTCGCGCCCGTTTACAACGCGCAGATCTGCTGAATTTTTCGATGCCTGCACTTGTCGCGCTCTGTGTCTTCTTTTTGCCTGTCGTGATTGATGCTGTGCTGTGCAGCCTTTTTGTCGGATATGGATTGGCAATTTTGGTGATGCTTCGTCGCCAACGGGGTGATTTTGCACATATGCGTCTGACATCGGGACAGATCCCTGCACTGGTCTGGCGTTTTATTGCGATTACACTGATCCTATCAGCCATCAGCGACCTGTTGATATTGCTGGCCAAGATTGACGGGAACGATGAGGTTGCCGGTGTGGTTCTCAGCGTCACCTCGTCAATCGCGCTCTTGACGATTGGCTTTCTCAGCCTGTCGCCAGACATTGCGATTGATATCGCATTGAAGGACCCGGTCGATGATAGCCAGGCCACATTAAGTTCTGAGCAATGTCAGGCCATCATGAACGAACTCAACGCGTTACAGACACAGGAACGGTTGTATCTTGATCCGGATCTGACCCTTGCCCGCATTTCCCGACGCATGAGACGTCCGCTCAAACAGATTTCAATGGCGATCAACACCACGACCGGTGAAAACGTGTCGCGCTATATCAATAAGTACCGGATTGAGCATGCCTGTCGCATGCTTGACGCGGGGGAAAATGTGACCAACACGATGCTTGAGAGCGGCTTTAACACCAAGTCCAACTTCAATCGTGAATTCCTGCGGATTACAGGCAAAACGCCAAGCCAATGGCAGCAACAAGGTTCCACCTAGCCCCTCAGCCGGAAAACACAAACCGGCAGCGTGAGCAGTAAAGAAAAAGGCGGCACCCGTTTTGGCGCCGCCTTTTGCAATCAGTTGGAATGATCAATCAGATCAATCGTCGTTGACCGGTTCGTCTTCGCTCATATTGGTCATGGCTTCGGCGATCAGACCGGCACTCTCGCGAATGCTGTTTTCGATCTCCTTGGTCATTTCCGGGTTCTCGCGCAGGAAGCTCTTGGCGTTCTCGCGGCCCTGACCGATACGGGTCGAGTTATAGGAGAACCAGGAACCGGATTTCTCGACGATGCCGGCCTTGACGCCAAGATCAAGGATTTCACCCATCTTGGAAATGCCTTCGCCATACATGATGTCGAATTCGACCTGCTTGAACGGCGGGGCCATCTTGTTTTTGACGACCTTGACACGCGTCTGGTTACCAACGACTTCGTCGCGGTCCTTGATCTGACCGATACGACGGATATCCAAACGGACCGAGGCATAGAATTTAAGCGCGTTACCACCGGTGGTGGTTTCCGGGCTGCCGAACATCACACCGATCTTCATACGGATCTGGTTGATGAAGATGACCATGCAGTTCGAACGCGAGACCGAGCTCGTCAGTTTACGCAGTGCCTGGCTCATCAGGCGGGCCTGCAGACCAACGTGCGTATCGCCCATCTCACCTTCAAGTTCGGCGCGCGGGACAAGGGCAGCAACCGAATCGACGACCAGAACATCAATCGCGCCAGAACGCACCAGCGTATCGGCGATTTCAAGGGCCTGTTCACCGGCATCAGGCTGGGAAATCAGGAGTTCGTCGGTATTCACGCCAAGCTTGCGGGCATATCCCGGGTCAAGCGCATGTTCGGCATCGACAAACGCACAGGTGCCGCCAAGCTTCTGGGCTTCGGCAACCGTGTGCAACGCCAGCGTGGTTTTACCCGAACTTTCCGGACCATAGATTTCGACGATACGGCCACGTGGCAGACCGCCAATGCCCAGTCCGATATCAAGACCGAGCGAACCGGTTGAAATGGCTGAGATATCAACGGCGCTTTCCCGCTGACCCAGCTTCATAATCGAACCTTTGCCAAATGCCCGTTCGATCTGCCCAAGGGCGGCTTCGAGTGCCTTCTGCTTATCCATAGTATCCTTATCCACCAAATGCAGCGCGGTCTGAATCATTGCTCGAACTCTCTTATTCCACAGGGCCGGGTTGGATGCAACGCAGGCGGTTCCCCGGACCTATAATGCGGAACGCCACCGCTAGACTGTTTTGCCTGTTGCCGCAGCCTGCCACTGCGTTCTTATCGACAAAACAACTGAGAACATAATGCGAACACTCTCATAAAAATTCGGATGTTGCAAGTTTGTTCTCATTGCGTCGAGCAGAACTTTCAGAGAACAGACGCATCAATCGCCCGCCCGACAACAGCGGGACGTGCGGTTAGTGACGGTTTGGCAATGCTATCAGGTGGTGATTTTAAGATGTTCGTGCTTGTGCGCATGTCCATGATGATCATCGCCATGATGATGGCTTTCGACATGCAGTTCGCCGGGCACGGTATAAAGCTGCCCGTGGCGGACACCGGGCTGTGCCAGCACCTTGTCGGCAAAGGCACGGATTTCCGAAAGCCGCCCAAGCAATGTCACGCTTTCAAGGCAGGTATCATGATCGATATGGAAATGCACCGTGGAGACCGTCAGATTGTGGTGTTCGTGCTGGGTGCTCATCAGGCGTGATGCCAGCATGCGTTCTTCGTGATCATAGACATAGTTCAG from Thalassospira indica harbors:
- a CDS encoding GNAT family N-acetyltransferase — encoded protein: MQTTSPRTAHLQTNRLHTDRLDLSAARLADIPDLYAFLGDRDAMRFTQCDESFAACRKRVLVHEWFRRRDGFAPWVVRLRTSGDIIGWGGLYTDPFDPGWGPELGYYLAPNAWGQGLGRELAAAALDYGRGRTSISCLTAFAHPQNSASRKLLLGLGFEAAGFVKEMNRDRFTLLLKTS
- the alaS gene encoding alanine--tRNA ligase, with product MQTVNDIRTTFLEFFRKNGHEVVSSSPLVPRNDPTLMFTNAGMVQFKNVFTGQEHRDYSRAATSQKCVRAGGKHNDLENVGHTARHHTFFEMLGNFSFGDYFKENAIEFAWNLITKEYGLPADKLLVTVYHTDDEAHGLWKKIAGLTDDRIIRIPTSDNFWSMGDTGPCGPCSEIFFDHGDHIWGGPPGSAEEDGDRFIEIWNLVFMQYEQMANGDRVDLPKPSIDTGMGLERIAAVLQGKHDNYDIDLMRALVEASADATNTDPDGSHNVSHRVVADHLRSTSFLIADGVLPSNAGRGNVLRRIMRRAMRHLHMVGTQDPTMYKLVPALVSKMGGAFPELVRAQALIEETLKLEEQGFKTMLDRGLKMLDDATDGMDAGATLSGDVAFKLYDTYGFPLDLTADALKERKIGIDEAGFTTAMEEQKAKARAAWSGSGEAATEEVWFDINDRDGATEFLGYETETAEGVVTALIKDGAEVKSASKGDEVAVLANQTTFFGESGGQQGDAGVIKTEHGAIIEITDTQKKLGSLHVHLGKVTEGDVKVGDAAEFRVDHTRRSSLRANHSATHLLHAVLRKHLGDHVTQKGSLVAADRLRFDISHPKAVTAEEAAVIEADVNSLIRENSEVTTRLMTPDEAIELGAMALFGEKYGDEVRVVSMGLPVANEHAYSLELCGGTHVKRTGDIGMFKIVSEGAVSSGVRRIEALTGADAAKYMSARENVLTTVAADLKAVPEDVPARVKALQEERRRLEREVSDLRKKLATAGSGAASGGDAFKEVNGVKMALRSLDGIPAKELKGMVDELRDQMGSGIVALVSGDGGKASIVVGLTADLTDKYSAVDLVRIGVEKLGGKGGGGRPDMAQGGGSDPSQADAALAAIEAHIAS
- the recA gene encoding recombinase RecA, producing MIQTALHLVDKDTMDKQKALEAALGQIERAFGKGSIMKLGQRESAVDISAISTGSLGLDIGLGIGGLPRGRIVEIYGPESSGKTTLALHTVAEAQKLGGTCAFVDAEHALDPGYARKLGVNTDELLISQPDAGEQALEIADTLVRSGAIDVLVVDSVAALVPRAELEGEMGDTHVGLQARLMSQALRKLTSSVSRSNCMVIFINQIRMKIGVMFGSPETTTGGNALKFYASVRLDIRRIGQIKDRDEVVGNQTRVKVVKNKMAPPFKQVEFDIMYGEGISKMGEILDLGVKAGIVEKSGSWFSYNSTRIGQGRENAKSFLRENPEMTKEIENSIRESAGLIAEAMTNMSEDEPVNDD
- a CDS encoding entericidin A/B family lipoprotein, translating into METITKRLLAVLMVIGFGLALGACETAEGFGRDMEKLGKSIQDSADD
- a CDS encoding alpha/beta hydrolase family protein; translation: MKPIYLAFALCLFAGLKTSPVLAEQQTDYAGYDRFDVRAAHRSMPIAASVWYPADTVIYKAPVGNNIIWKGTSAYIGAAIAPGKHPLVLLSHGSGGNMDGLGWLSSQLALRGAIVVALNHPGTTSGDSSPRRTPFIGERAADIRATLDQVLSNPSFAPYIDRQNISAIGFSLGGTTVLNLIGVRFDQTLFAQYCDRFGDAAQDCDFLRKGGVDLDHMPNDFDVPSRDDRIVRSIAIEPGMGFAATEQSLAAVTSPVLCIGLGEEEKWAAADFGPTGSNLVARIKNASSANFAPAHHLTFLDECQPNAAEILKEEGSDPICTDPPGTDRALIHRQIIDEISEYLVLDAKPS
- the nikR gene encoding nickel-responsive transcriptional regulator NikR encodes the protein MTRVTVSIEDDLMEAFDAFLDHRGYTNRSEGFRDLIREKLQNTKLEDNADGVGIAVLNYVYDHEERMLASRLMSTQHEHHNLTVSTVHFHIDHDTCLESVTLLGRLSEIRAFADKVLAQPGVRHGQLYTVPGELHVESHHHGDDHHGHAHKHEHLKITT
- a CDS encoding DUF1328 domain-containing protein, translating into MLGWAIFCLVLALIAAVLGFGGLAGTFVGIAKILFFVFLVLFVVSLVINALRGRRPPV
- a CDS encoding entericidin A/B family lipoprotein, whose translation is MSNTMKKFLAILMISGMGLGLAACETAEGFGEDVEDAGEAIQNEAD
- a CDS encoding helix-turn-helix domain-containing protein; the protein is MLVLPVPMIVALVLGFLFVRALVGQKTPKMLMALLLAAAAQSFLVGLVQYYGIDGLRWLQPITASAIPVMAWMAFVEASLRARLQRADLLNFSMPALVALCVFFLPVVIDAVLCSLFVGYGLAILVMLRRQRGDFAHMRLTSGQIPALVWRFIAITLILSAISDLLILLAKIDGNDEVAGVVLSVTSSIALLTIGFLSLSPDIAIDIALKDPVDDSQATLSSEQCQAIMNELNALQTQERLYLDPDLTLARISRRMRRPLKQISMAINTTTGENVSRYINKYRIEHACRMLDAGENVTNTMLESGFNTKSNFNREFLRITGKTPSQWQQQGST